A window of the Barnesiella propionica genome harbors these coding sequences:
- a CDS encoding YgiQ family radical SAM protein → MKEYSLKDWLPTTKKELEMRGWDYVDIILFSGDAYVDHPSFGAAVIGRILEAEGLRVAIVPQPNWRDDLRDFKKLGIPRLFFGISAGAMDSMVNHYTANKRLRSDDAYTPDGRYGMRPDYPTIVYSRILKELYPGIPVVIGGIEASLRRLTHYDYWQNKLKPGILAESNADLLIYGMGEKPIRELVHRLQNGESFANICDLRQTAVIQSTDKMPLCTEDEDNIVLFSHEECLKDRKKQSRNFRHIEEESNKYHAKRLWQRYKNSVIKVNPPFPPMTEEEIDASFDLPYTRLPHPRYKGKNIPAFEMIKFSVNMHRGCFGGCAFCTISAHQGKFIASRSKESILKEVKSLIEMPDFKGYISDLGGPSANMYKMKGKNQEICLKCKKPSCLHPVVCPNLNSDHTPLLDIYKIVDSLKGIKKSFIGSGVRYDLLTHRHKDDEINISTKKYTEELISRHVSGRLKVAPEHTSDKVLEIMRKPSFKLFGDFKRTFDLINEEQGLKQQIVPYFISSHPGCREEDMAELATITKNLNFHLEQVQDFTPTPMTLATEIYYTGYHPYTGEKIYTARTKEEKLGQRKYFFWYHPEQRKDIQQSLLRMHRTDLLQKLYGHTSIEPERINPKSKQEREKKKKRHK, encoded by the coding sequence ATGAAAGAATATTCTCTTAAGGACTGGTTGCCCACAACGAAAAAAGAACTTGAAATGCGAGGATGGGATTACGTGGATATTATCCTGTTTTCAGGAGATGCTTATGTAGACCATCCCTCTTTCGGAGCAGCAGTCATAGGACGAATACTGGAAGCTGAAGGCTTACGGGTAGCAATAGTTCCTCAACCTAACTGGAGGGATGATCTCCGGGATTTTAAGAAACTGGGAATCCCGCGTCTTTTCTTTGGCATATCTGCCGGAGCAATGGATTCAATGGTTAATCATTATACGGCTAACAAACGGCTCCGCTCCGATGACGCATACACCCCTGACGGACGATACGGCATGAGACCCGATTACCCTACTATTGTATACTCCCGGATTCTAAAAGAGCTATATCCCGGCATCCCGGTCGTAATCGGCGGTATAGAAGCATCTTTACGCAGACTTACCCACTATGATTACTGGCAGAATAAATTAAAGCCCGGCATACTGGCAGAAAGCAATGCAGATTTGTTAATTTACGGTATGGGAGAAAAACCTATACGTGAACTGGTACATCGCTTGCAGAACGGAGAATCTTTCGCAAATATCTGCGATCTGAGACAAACTGCAGTCATACAATCCACAGATAAAATGCCGTTATGCACCGAAGATGAAGATAACATCGTTTTATTTTCTCATGAAGAATGTTTGAAAGACCGGAAGAAACAATCCCGGAACTTTAGACATATCGAAGAAGAGTCAAACAAATATCACGCAAAACGATTGTGGCAACGCTATAAAAACTCTGTCATAAAAGTTAATCCCCCATTTCCCCCTATGACAGAGGAGGAAATAGACGCATCATTCGACCTGCCTTACACCCGCCTGCCTCATCCCCGTTATAAAGGTAAAAACATACCTGCCTTCGAAATGATAAAATTCTCGGTTAATATGCACCGGGGATGTTTCGGAGGATGTGCCTTCTGTACTATATCGGCACACCAGGGAAAATTCATTGCCTCCCGTTCAAAAGAGTCTATATTGAAAGAAGTGAAATCTCTGATAGAGATGCCTGATTTCAAAGGATATATCAGCGATCTCGGAGGTCCTTCGGCTAATATGTACAAAATGAAAGGCAAGAATCAGGAAATATGCTTAAAATGCAAAAAACCATCCTGCCTGCATCCTGTAGTATGTCCCAATCTGAACAGCGACCATACTCCGCTCCTCGACATATATAAGATTGTAGACAGCCTAAAAGGGATTAAAAAATCATTCATAGGTAGTGGAGTAAGATACGATTTACTGACACATCGCCACAAAGATGACGAAATCAATATTTCCACAAAAAAATATACCGAAGAATTAATATCCCGGCACGTATCCGGCAGACTCAAAGTAGCACCGGAACATACATCGGATAAAGTTCTGGAAATAATGCGAAAACCATCTTTTAAATTATTCGGAGACTTTAAACGGACATTCGATCTTATCAATGAAGAACAGGGGTTGAAACAACAAATTGTTCCCTACTTTATTTCCAGTCATCCGGGTTGCAGGGAAGAAGATATGGCCGAACTGGCAACTATTACAAAAAATCTGAATTTCCATTTGGAGCAAGTACAGGATTTCACTCCCACCCCTATGACCTTAGCAACCGAAATATATTATACCGGATATCATCCTTATACCGGAGAAAAAATCTATACTGCACGAACCAAAGAAGAAAAATTAGGGCAAAGAAAATACTTTTTCTGGTATCACCCCGAACAAAGAAAGGATATACAGCAATCTTTATTACGCATGCATCGTACAGACCTGTTACAAAAGTTGTACGGGCACACTTCTATCGAGCCGGAACGGATAAATCCAAAAAGTAAACAAGAACGGGAAAAGAAGAAAAAAAGACATAAATAA
- the uvrB gene encoding excinuclease ABC subunit UvrB has product MDFKIVSPYKPTGDQPEAIEELSRGLKEGLPYQTLLGVTGSGKTFTMANVIERVQKPTLILSHNKTLAAQLYNEFKGFFPDNAVQYYVSYYDYYQPEAYIPVTDTYIEKDLAINEEIDRLRLATTSALLSGRQDVIVVSSVSCLYGIGNPADFHSNVITAKKGSQIGRNQFLRSLVNALYSRNEIELNRGNFRVKGDTVDIYLAYDETILRVIFWDDEIESIETINPLTGNSITQFEEYNIYPANLFVTTQERINRAIGEIEIDLGQQVEFFKSIGKNLEAKRLYERVTYDVEMIREIGHCSGIENYSRYFDGRPAGTRPFCLLDYFPDDFLTIIDESHVTIPQIRAMYGGDRSRKMNLVEYGFRLQAAIDNRPLKFEEFEDLTPKVIYVSATPADYELEKSEGVIVEQVIRPTGLLDPVIEVRPSLNQIDDLLEEIQLRIEKDERILVTTLTKRMAEELNSYLGRLDIRCNYIHSDVDTLDRIKILEDLRAGIYDVLIGVNLLREGLDLPEVSLVAILDADKEGFLRSHRSLTQTVGRAARNLNGMVIMYADRITESMQKTIDETNRRREKQLAYNEEHHITPQAIQKVKSSIWAQEQKGTPAPHSKVLYEEEYNPVQSIAADPVVKYMTKDQLKKSIERTRRAMVEAAKKMEFIEAAQLRDELIKLEEILDKKQS; this is encoded by the coding sequence ATGGATTTTAAAATCGTTTCACCCTACAAACCGACCGGAGACCAACCGGAGGCTATCGAAGAATTGAGCCGGGGACTAAAAGAAGGGCTCCCCTATCAGACATTGCTGGGTGTTACCGGTTCAGGAAAAACCTTTACGATGGCTAACGTCATTGAAAGAGTACAAAAGCCAACGCTCATATTAAGTCACAATAAGACACTGGCAGCCCAATTATATAACGAATTTAAAGGTTTCTTTCCCGATAATGCCGTACAATATTACGTTTCGTATTATGATTATTATCAGCCCGAAGCCTACATACCCGTAACCGATACTTATATTGAAAAAGACCTGGCCATAAATGAAGAAATAGACCGTTTACGGCTGGCTACTACTTCCGCACTACTTTCAGGACGTCAAGACGTAATAGTGGTCTCATCGGTCTCCTGTTTATATGGCATAGGGAATCCAGCCGATTTCCACAGCAATGTCATAACGGCGAAAAAAGGAAGTCAAATAGGACGTAATCAATTCCTCCGCTCTCTGGTAAACGCCTTGTATTCCCGTAACGAAATAGAGCTTAACCGGGGAAATTTCCGTGTTAAAGGGGACACGGTAGATATTTATCTGGCCTACGACGAAACTATATTGCGCGTCATATTCTGGGATGATGAAATAGAGTCCATAGAAACAATTAATCCGCTTACCGGAAACAGCATCACACAATTCGAAGAATACAATATATATCCGGCAAATCTTTTCGTTACGACCCAGGAACGTATAAACCGGGCTATCGGCGAAATCGAAATAGATCTGGGACAACAGGTCGAGTTCTTTAAATCCATAGGAAAAAACCTGGAAGCTAAACGTCTTTACGAACGAGTTACCTACGACGTGGAGATGATACGTGAAATAGGTCATTGTTCGGGTATAGAAAATTATTCCCGTTACTTTGACGGACGTCCGGCCGGTACACGGCCGTTCTGCCTGCTGGACTATTTTCCCGATGATTTTCTTACCATTATAGACGAAAGTCATGTGACCATACCTCAGATACGGGCAATGTACGGTGGAGACCGCTCCCGCAAAATGAATTTGGTGGAATATGGTTTTCGTCTACAAGCAGCCATTGACAACAGACCTTTAAAGTTCGAAGAGTTTGAAGATCTGACTCCTAAGGTTATCTATGTCAGTGCAACGCCGGCAGATTACGAACTGGAAAAAAGCGAAGGAGTTATAGTAGAACAGGTAATACGTCCCACGGGATTGCTCGATCCCGTCATAGAAGTACGTCCCAGCTTAAACCAGATAGACGATCTACTGGAAGAAATACAATTGCGCATCGAAAAAGACGAACGTATTTTAGTTACTACACTCACCAAACGAATGGCGGAAGAACTCAATTCTTATCTGGGACGACTGGATATCCGTTGTAACTATATTCACTCCGACGTAGATACGTTGGACCGGATCAAGATACTGGAAGATTTACGAGCCGGTATATATGACGTGCTCATCGGTGTCAACCTATTGCGAGAAGGGCTTGATTTGCCCGAAGTTTCGTTAGTCGCGATTCTGGATGCGGACAAAGAAGGATTTCTTCGCTCACATCGTTCACTTACACAGACAGTGGGTCGTGCAGCCCGAAACCTGAACGGTATGGTTATCATGTATGCCGACCGAATTACCGAAAGTATGCAAAAGACTATAGATGAAACGAACAGGCGCAGGGAAAAACAACTTGCATATAATGAGGAACACCATATAACACCTCAGGCCATACAAAAAGTAAAAAGTTCGATATGGGCACAGGAACAAAAGGGAACCCCGGCACCTCACTCCAAAGTTCTCTATGAAGAAGAATACAATCCGGTCCAATCTATTGCAGCCGATCCCGTTGTAAAATATATGACAAAGGATCAACTAAAAAAATCCATAGAACGTACACGCAGAGCCATGGTCGAAGCAGCAAAAAAAATGGAATTTATCGAAGCAGCCCAATTAAGGGACGAACTGATAAAATTGGAAGAAATACTCGACAAAAAACAATCATAG
- a CDS encoding PspC domain-containing protein codes for MENKKLTRPMNDRIISGVCAGLANYMNLDPTVIRVIFVLLTLVTAILPCVIAYIAMALIIPQSKY; via the coding sequence ATGGAAAATAAAAAATTAACACGTCCAATGAATGACCGCATCATTTCGGGTGTATGTGCGGGACTGGCAAATTATATGAATCTGGACCCGACCGTAATACGTGTAATCTTTGTCCTGCTAACACTGGTCACGGCTATATTACCTTGTGTGATTGCATATATCGCCATGGCTCTCATTATTCCACAAAGCAAATATTAA
- a CDS encoding outer membrane protein assembly factor BamD: MKKILYLLLLVSIMTSCGEYNKILKSTDYEAKYEYAKNAFEKKKYTQAYTLLEELVTIFKGTDKAEESLYLLARSHYLNKDYETSGQYFTHYYTHYPKGQYTELARFYAGYGYYLNSPEAKLDQSGTYKAIDEMQRFLDYFPHSERAKEAQDVIFELQDKLVYKELLNSQLYYNLGNYMGNNYQSAVITAQNAIKEYPYSKYKEALSMIILKAKFQEASQSVYEKKADRFRDVIDEYYSFINDYPDGPNAKEAKDIFRVANKYVKE; this comes from the coding sequence ATGAAGAAGATACTGTATCTATTGCTTTTGGTGAGTATAATGACGTCGTGCGGAGAGTACAATAAAATACTCAAAAGCACCGATTATGAGGCGAAATATGAATATGCCAAGAACGCATTTGAAAAGAAAAAATATACACAGGCCTATACTCTTCTGGAAGAACTGGTTACTATATTCAAGGGAACTGATAAAGCGGAAGAATCTTTATATCTTCTGGCCCGCAGCCATTACTTGAATAAGGATTATGAAACCTCCGGTCAATATTTTACGCATTATTATACACATTATCCGAAAGGACAATATACCGAACTGGCTCGTTTTTATGCCGGTTATGGGTATTATTTGAACTCGCCTGAAGCAAAACTTGACCAGTCGGGAACCTATAAAGCAATTGATGAAATGCAGCGTTTTCTTGATTACTTTCCACATAGTGAAAGAGCAAAAGAGGCTCAGGATGTGATATTCGAATTACAGGATAAGCTGGTGTATAAGGAACTATTGAATTCCCAGTTATATTATAATCTGGGAAATTATATGGGAAACAATTATCAGTCTGCCGTCATTACAGCACAGAACGCTATAAAGGAATATCCTTATTCCAAATATAAAGAGGCTTTATCGATGATAATACTCAAGGCTAAGTTTCAGGAAGCTTCACAAAGTGTATATGAAAAGAAGGCCGACCGTTTCAGAGATGTGATCGATGAATATTATTCGTTCATCAACGATTATCCCGATGGCCCGAATGCGAAAGAAGCAAAGGATATTTTTAGAGTGGCAAATAAATATGTTAAAGAATAA
- a CDS encoding DNA-directed RNA polymerase subunit omega: protein MDYKKTNAPTNTVTRDMIALSEPTGNVYETVCIIGKRANQISVEMKSDLEKKLQEFASCNDNLEEVFENREQIEISRYYEKLPKPTLIATQEYVEGKVYYKNPNKEKDNLD, encoded by the coding sequence ATGGATTACAAGAAAACAAATGCACCGACGAATACGGTGACCCGCGACATGATCGCCCTTTCCGAACCGACAGGAAATGTATATGAAACTGTTTGTATAATAGGAAAGAGAGCCAATCAGATATCTGTAGAGATGAAGTCGGACCTTGAAAAAAAATTGCAAGAATTTGCTTCGTGTAACGATAATCTCGAAGAAGTATTTGAAAACCGTGAACAAATAGAGATTTCACGTTATTATGAAAAATTGCCGAAACCGACACTTATTGCTACCCAGGAATATGTCGAAGGTAAGGTATATTATAAAAATCCGAATAAGGAAAAAGATAATCTGGATTGA
- a CDS encoding DUF3276 family protein — protein sequence MKDTDEKRDTDIIFSKSIKAGKRIYYLDVKKNRKEELFLAITESKKIFSGDEASPVVQFEKHKIFLYKEDFDKFLNGLSESIGYIKKNQKEELPEQKEQPDEIPVAVEIEMDDIL from the coding sequence ATGAAAGACACAGATGAAAAGAGAGACACGGATATCATTTTTTCGAAATCAATTAAAGCCGGAAAAAGGATTTATTATCTGGATGTAAAGAAAAATCGAAAAGAGGAGTTATTTCTGGCTATTACCGAAAGTAAGAAAATATTTAGCGGAGACGAGGCCAGCCCTGTCGTACAATTTGAAAAACACAAAATCTTTCTGTATAAAGAAGACTTTGACAAGTTCCTGAATGGACTTAGCGAAAGTATCGGCTACATTAAGAAAAATCAGAAAGAAGAACTGCCGGAACAAAAAGAGCAGCCAGATGAGATACCCGTTGCCGTAGAAATAGAAATGGACGATATTTTATAA
- the nusB gene encoding transcription antitermination factor NusB, whose amino-acid sequence MVNRILIRIKVVQMVYSYYITKDKTLDTAEKELFFSLDKAYELYHLLLQLMVELTRTQRNRVEAAKTKFLATAEEKNPNTRFIDNRFISQLEDNVMLRNYLDEHKISWANEPEFIRGLLERIVISDIYEEYMSSPEDSYDADVEFWRKIFKSVISEDTELVELLESQSLYWNDDLDIISTFVLKTIKRFKEKSGVEQGLLPMFKDEEDAAFARDLFRYTILEGDKHRELINSFTKNWEIERVAFMDVVIMMVAIAEIKHFPSIPTRVTLNEYIEIAKAYSTPKSGVFVNGILDSVISQLKKEGALTKE is encoded by the coding sequence ATGGTCAATCGCATTTTAATCCGCATCAAAGTAGTACAGATGGTTTATTCTTACTATATAACAAAAGATAAGACGCTGGATACGGCAGAAAAAGAACTTTTTTTCAGTCTTGATAAAGCTTATGAATTATATCATCTTTTGTTACAGTTGATGGTAGAACTGACGCGTACACAAAGAAATCGTGTAGAAGCAGCGAAAACGAAATTTCTGGCAACGGCCGAAGAAAAAAATCCCAATACCCGTTTCATAGATAATCGTTTCATTTCTCAATTGGAAGATAATGTGATGCTTCGGAATTATCTCGATGAGCATAAGATTTCCTGGGCCAATGAGCCTGAGTTTATCCGGGGCCTTCTGGAACGGATTGTAATATCGGATATTTACGAAGAATATATGTCTTCTCCGGAAGATTCTTACGATGCCGATGTAGAATTCTGGAGAAAAATATTCAAGTCTGTTATATCTGAAGATACGGAATTAGTAGAATTATTGGAGTCTCAATCGTTATATTGGAATGATGATCTGGATATTATTTCTACGTTTGTTCTGAAAACTATCAAGAGGTTTAAAGAAAAGAGCGGAGTGGAGCAGGGATTGCTTCCTATGTTTAAAGATGAAGAAGATGCAGCCTTTGCGCGTGATTTGTTCCGATATACTATTCTGGAAGGAGATAAACACCGGGAACTTATCAATTCTTTTACTAAAAACTGGGAAATAGAACGGGTTGCTTTTATGGATGTGGTGATTATGATGGTTGCCATAGCGGAGATAAAACATTTCCCTTCTATTCCGACCCGTGTTACTTTGAACGAGTATATTGAGATTGCCAAGGCTTATAGTACGCCGAAAAGCGGGGTGTTTGTAAATGGAATACTGGATTCCGTTATTTCACAGTTAAAAAAAGAAGGTGCTCTAACAAAAGAATAA
- the yajC gene encoding preprotein translocase subunit YajC, whose product MTLATILLQTASPAGGSGMSTIIMMVALVLVFYFFMIRPQSKKQKEIRKFRENLSVGDKVITAGGIFGKIKDIKDDAFVLEISENVRIHIDKGSVYPTAADATQNAVQK is encoded by the coding sequence ATGACTTTAGCTACAATTTTATTACAAACAGCAAGTCCGGCTGGTGGGTCTGGAATGTCTACTATTATCATGATGGTTGCATTGGTGCTCGTTTTCTATTTTTTTATGATTCGCCCCCAATCTAAAAAACAAAAAGAAATTCGTAAATTCCGTGAGAATCTGTCCGTGGGAGATAAAGTAATTACTGCGGGAGGTATTTTCGGTAAGATTAAGGATATCAAAGACGATGCATTTGTCTTGGAAATCTCGGAAAATGTACGTATACATATTGATAAAGGTTCTGTATATCCTACAGCTGCAGATGCAACGCAGAACGCAGTTCAAAAATAA
- a CDS encoding YbbR-like domain-containing protein — protein MGMRRLNIVIYRLRKRINSFFKTSLSKELFIFLGFVVLSFFFWLLQAMNEDVEDTFKIPVEVTNLPDKVMLINDPPAYINARLRDKGPIIIGYSVNRISPVKIDFSTVSGKDGKVSVTSSQLTDYIRKEIRNTTQLIAFSPDSLQIYYTTNPGKKIPLVIDGDVSTSPQCVMSGQIRSSTDSVMVYAPSHILRHLKKVSTVHFSAQQLSDTLKTQVNILHIPGAKIVPDKVSLMIPVEELTSKSLTLPVIPQGLPEMWKIMTFPSSVKLTCMVPVSMFSSLSERDFLIGVNYKKARNTTDKKLPVEILKYPSFVRTIELIPDSVEFVLEENL, from the coding sequence ATGGGAATGCGGAGACTGAATATAGTTATATATCGTTTACGGAAAAGAATCAATAGTTTCTTTAAAACGAGTCTTAGTAAAGAGTTATTTATCTTTCTGGGATTTGTTGTACTTTCTTTTTTCTTTTGGCTGCTTCAGGCCATGAATGAAGATGTGGAAGATACATTCAAGATTCCTGTTGAGGTTACTAATCTTCCCGATAAAGTAATGCTTATAAATGATCCTCCAGCATATATCAACGCGAGGTTGAGAGACAAAGGGCCTATCATCATAGGATATTCGGTTAATCGCATATCTCCCGTTAAGATCGATTTTTCGACCGTATCGGGAAAAGACGGCAAAGTATCGGTCACATCTTCCCAATTGACCGATTATATACGTAAAGAGATAAGAAATACGACACAACTCATTGCTTTTTCTCCAGACTCGCTGCAGATATATTATACGACAAATCCGGGTAAAAAAATACCGTTGGTTATTGACGGGGATGTTTCTACTTCTCCACAGTGCGTGATGAGCGGACAGATTCGCTCAAGTACCGATTCGGTTATGGTTTATGCACCTTCGCACATATTGAGACATCTGAAAAAAGTTTCTACCGTTCATTTTTCAGCCCAGCAGTTAAGCGATACCTTAAAAACTCAAGTGAATATATTACATATTCCGGGTGCTAAGATCGTGCCGGATAAAGTTTCATTAATGATACCTGTGGAAGAGTTGACTTCAAAAAGTCTTACACTTCCTGTTATTCCTCAGGGGCTTCCTGAAATGTGGAAAATTATGACTTTTCCCTCGTCCGTAAAACTCACTTGTATGGTTCCGGTCAGTATGTTTTCCTCGTTGAGCGAACGGGATTTTCTGATTGGTGTCAATTATAAGAAAGCCAGAAATACAACCGATAAAAAATTACCGGTTGAAATTTTAAAATATCCTTCATTTGTTCGCACTATCGAGTTGATTCCCGATAGCGTTGAATTTGTTTTGGAAGAAAATTTATAA
- the coaE gene encoding dephospho-CoA kinase (Dephospho-CoA kinase (CoaE) performs the final step in coenzyme A biosynthesis.) — protein MRSIGITGGIGSGKSVVSSLLRVMGYPVYDCDEEARKVMHYPSVKASLVDTFGTAVFKNGMLDRKEMANRVFGNKEQLLRLNAIVHPAVRTDFFEWMRKQNTSLVFIESAILYESGLHMEVDEVWFVTAPQELRIDRVMSRSGLSREEVLRRIDSQMKEAEKGEKANVTIINDGEKALIPQLEALISRY, from the coding sequence ATGAGATCCATTGGTATCACCGGAGGTATAGGAAGCGGAAAGTCTGTTGTATCTTCATTGCTTAGGGTGATGGGATATCCGGTGTATGATTGTGATGAAGAGGCCCGGAAAGTCATGCATTATCCTTCGGTTAAAGCTTCTCTTGTAGATACTTTCGGAACGGCTGTTTTTAAGAATGGAATGCTTGACCGGAAAGAAATGGCCAATCGTGTTTTTGGAAATAAAGAACAGTTGTTACGTTTGAATGCTATCGTTCATCCTGCCGTCAGGACCGACTTTTTTGAGTGGATGCGTAAACAAAATACTTCATTGGTATTTATAGAATCCGCTATTTTGTACGAATCGGGTCTCCATATGGAAGTGGATGAAGTTTGGTTTGTTACTGCTCCGCAGGAGCTAAGGATAGATAGGGTAATGTCCCGTAGTGGTTTGTCTCGGGAAGAAGTTCTCAGGCGTATCGATTCTCAGATGAAAGAGGCTGAAAAAGGAGAAAAGGCAAATGTAACCATAATTAATGACGGGGAAAAAGCACTTATTCCGCAGTTAGAAGCACTCATATCCCGATATTAA
- a CDS encoding DUF5606 family protein: protein MLKLILSISGKPGLYKLVSQAKNMLVVESLQTGKRQPAYAHEKIISLGDIAIFTDSGEVALGEVMEKIKEKENGGKVSVDLKSDNNILKEYFSGILPDFDRERVYPTDIKKLMSWYNLLIEKGYTDFVKKEEVAKETEKEAVEPVKEESAPVKKTVKTTKPKTKKTKEE from the coding sequence ATGTTGAAATTGATTTTATCCATTTCCGGTAAGCCGGGCTTATATAAACTTGTTTCCCAGGCTAAAAATATGTTGGTAGTAGAATCTTTACAAACAGGAAAACGGCAGCCCGCATATGCCCATGAGAAAATTATCTCTTTAGGAGATATTGCTATTTTTACCGATAGCGGAGAAGTAGCATTAGGTGAAGTAATGGAAAAAATTAAGGAAAAAGAAAACGGCGGAAAAGTGTCGGTGGATCTTAAATCGGATAACAATATCCTGAAAGAATATTTTTCTGGGATTTTGCCTGATTTTGACAGGGAAAGAGTATATCCGACCGACATTAAAAAATTAATGTCGTGGTATAATTTATTGATAGAAAAAGGATATACCGATTTCGTAAAGAAAGAAGAAGTAGCAAAAGAGACGGAAAAAGAGGCTGTAGAGCCTGTCAAAGAAGAATCTGCACCAGTAAAAAAAACGGTGAAAACAACAAAGCCTAAAACAAAAAAAACGAAAGAAGAATAG
- a CDS encoding sugar O-acetyltransferase: MKTEKEKMLAGEVYNGGDTELLNRWHKAKRLQKEYNNTLSTDTKTLSNLLDELLGSKGENIWISAPFFVDYGENIYIGNNVEINTNCVFLDCNNITIGDYSGIGPGVHIYTVFHPINPAERLSGKSTFWKSQSSSVLIGKNVWIGGGSIILPGVIIGDGSTISAGSVVTRSIPANCIAVGNPCKVIKEL, translated from the coding sequence ATGAAAACAGAAAAAGAAAAAATGCTGGCAGGAGAAGTATATAATGGTGGCGATACAGAATTACTAAACAGATGGCATAAAGCAAAACGATTACAAAAAGAATACAACAATACATTATCGACAGATACCAAAACACTCTCTAACCTATTAGATGAATTACTAGGTTCTAAAGGTGAAAATATATGGATATCCGCACCATTTTTCGTTGATTACGGAGAAAACATATACATAGGAAATAATGTAGAAATAAATACGAATTGTGTATTTCTGGATTGCAACAATATAACGATCGGAGATTATTCGGGTATCGGACCCGGTGTACATATTTATACTGTTTTTCATCCGATAAATCCAGCGGAACGATTATCGGGAAAAAGTACTTTCTGGAAATCACAAAGTTCATCTGTACTTATTGGAAAAAATGTCTGGATAGGAGGAGGCTCTATCATATTGCCCGGAGTCATAATCGGTGACGGAAGTACCATAAGTGCGGGCAGTGTCGTTACCCGGTCGATTCCGGCAAATTGTATTGCAGTCGGGAATCCCTGTAAAGTTATCAAAGAATTATAA
- a CDS encoding RNA polymerase sigma factor: MNTQELEMQFVAFVTEYKHVIYKVCYIYATDNENLNDLYQEVVINLWKSFLRFRGECKSSTWVYRIALNTCVSFFRKSASRPPIVPISVNLEVADADEENKTSLLQELYRMINCLSTLERALILLWLEEKSYQEIAAILGISRNNVAVKLNRIKEKLKKMSND; encoded by the coding sequence ATGAACACACAAGAATTGGAAATGCAGTTTGTTGCTTTCGTGACAGAATATAAGCATGTTATTTATAAGGTATGCTACATTTATGCTACGGACAACGAAAACCTTAATGATCTTTATCAGGAGGTAGTGATAAATCTTTGGAAATCTTTTCTCCGTTTTCGGGGCGAGTGTAAATCTTCTACTTGGGTTTATCGCATTGCTTTGAATACCTGTGTCTCTTTTTTCAGAAAGTCTGCCTCAAGGCCTCCTATAGTTCCTATTTCGGTAAACCTGGAGGTTGCTGATGCAGATGAAGAGAATAAAACTTCTCTACTTCAGGAACTTTACCGGATGATCAACTGCCTGAGTACATTGGAACGTGCGTTGATTTTGCTTTGGCTGGAAGAAAAGAGCTATCAGGAAATTGCAGCGATATTGGGTATATCCAGAAATAATGTGGCTGTAAAACTCAACAGGATAAAAGAAAAATTGAAAAAAATGTCTAACGATTAA